Proteins encoded in a region of the Scrofimicrobium sp. R131 genome:
- a CDS encoding NAD-dependent epimerase/dehydratase family protein, translating to MQTILGAGGQIAEELTRELHRNYTQDIRLVSRNPHRINDSDQLMSADLMDAAATEQAVRGSEVVYLTVGLPLDSDLWEQRFPTMMRNTIAACQQHGSKLVFFDNTYMYPRDSTPQTEETAFAPVGRKATVRAQAAQQLLDQIEAGTIEAVIGRAPEFYGPGKTQSLTNTAIFQRIKRGQRPLVPVSAHTRRSLIWTPDASRALALIGNTASAYGQTWHLPVDPNLLTYDQMIKVASEVVGKKIPFTTVPEWAFRIGGMLNKSVRESEELLPRYRQDNVFESAKFQAAFPDFAVTQYREGIPRILSDR from the coding sequence ATGCAGACCATCCTTGGAGCAGGCGGGCAAATTGCCGAGGAACTCACCCGAGAGTTGCACCGCAACTACACCCAGGACATTCGGCTGGTGAGCCGAAACCCCCACCGGATCAACGACAGCGATCAGCTGATGTCGGCCGACCTGATGGACGCCGCGGCCACCGAGCAGGCGGTGCGAGGCAGCGAGGTCGTCTACCTGACGGTCGGACTGCCGCTAGATTCTGACCTGTGGGAACAGCGGTTCCCGACGATGATGCGCAACACCATCGCCGCCTGCCAGCAGCACGGCAGCAAGCTGGTGTTCTTTGACAACACCTATATGTATCCGAGGGATTCCACCCCGCAGACCGAGGAGACTGCCTTCGCGCCGGTGGGACGCAAGGCCACCGTTCGCGCCCAGGCTGCGCAGCAACTGTTGGACCAGATCGAGGCCGGCACGATCGAAGCTGTGATCGGCCGCGCCCCGGAGTTCTACGGCCCCGGCAAGACCCAGAGCCTGACCAACACCGCGATCTTCCAGCGGATCAAACGCGGACAGCGGCCGCTGGTTCCGGTGAGCGCCCACACCCGCCGCTCGCTGATCTGGACGCCGGACGCCAGTCGAGCGCTGGCGCTGATTGGGAACACCGCCAGCGCCTACGGGCAGACCTGGCACCTGCCGGTGGACCCAAACCTGCTGACCTACGACCAGATGATCAAGGTCGCGTCCGAGGTCGTGGGGAAAAAGATCCCGTTTACGACTGTGCCCGAGTGGGCGTTTCGAATCGGTGGCATGCTGAACAAATCGGTGCGCGAGTCCGAGGAACTGCTCCCCCGCTACCGCCAAGACAACGTGTTCGAGTCGGCCAAGTTCCAGGCGGCATTCCCCGATTTTGCGGTCACCCAGTACCGGGAGGGGATTCCGCGGATCCTGAGTGATAGGTAG
- a CDS encoding type 1 glutamine amidotransferase domain-containing protein: MSKRVLLVVTNVDHYQVDPSHPTGLWLSELTHAYDIFADRGFEQTIVSPAGGHSPLEPRSLKRPNYDRSAQAWHQDPARMALLEHTASPEQIDSADYDAIFFTGGHAVMFDFPDSAGLQRITREIFERGGVVSSVCHGYCGLVNTTLSDGSYLVAGRNLTGFSWREEVLARVNRLVPYNIEERIQERGAHYSKALLPFISYTVIDGRLVTGQNPGSAHATATKVAELLQQN; the protein is encoded by the coding sequence ATGAGCAAACGCGTCCTGCTGGTCGTCACTAACGTCGATCACTACCAGGTCGACCCGTCGCACCCGACCGGGTTGTGGCTGTCTGAGCTAACCCACGCATACGACATTTTTGCCGATCGCGGGTTCGAGCAGACCATTGTCAGCCCGGCCGGGGGCCACAGTCCGCTGGAGCCGCGCTCCCTGAAGCGGCCCAACTACGACCGCTCAGCCCAAGCGTGGCACCAGGATCCGGCCCGAATGGCCCTGTTGGAGCACACCGCCAGTCCGGAGCAGATCGACAGCGCTGACTACGACGCAATCTTCTTCACCGGTGGGCACGCGGTCATGTTCGACTTCCCAGACAGCGCCGGCCTGCAGCGGATCACCCGCGAAATCTTTGAACGAGGCGGGGTCGTCAGCTCCGTTTGCCACGGCTACTGCGGGCTGGTGAACACCACCCTGTCCGATGGCAGCTACTTGGTGGCGGGTCGAAACCTGACCGGGTTCTCCTGGCGCGAGGAGGTGCTGGCCCGGGTCAACCGGCTGGTGCCCTACAACATTGAGGAGCGAATCCAGGAACGAGGCGCCCACTACTCGAAGGCCCTGCTGCCGTTCATCTCATACACGGTAATTGACGGCCGGCTGGTCACCGGGCAGAACCCCGGCTCCGCCCACGCCACCGCCACCAAAGTGGCCGAGCTATTGCAGCAAAACTGA